A portion of the Deltaproteobacteria bacterium genome contains these proteins:
- a CDS encoding ATP-NAD kinase → MTAVGIIANPRAGKDIRRLVAHGSVLDTQEKVYIVRRAILGIEGAGANEVVLFPDPANICNKALAGIGTPLRVTTRFLEMSVYDEAADSTRAAQLMHEQGVACVIVIGGDGTSRVVAKGCGAMPLVPLSTGTNNAFPRFLESTLAGLAAGHYASRHLTLSEFTLPTKRLNLYRNGTLEDLALVDVAVCDYQFIGARALWEVHRLKELFLTQGRPTNIGMASIGGMVHPIHPQEDGGLYLQLGENGRPITAAIAPGLVTQVGIQRHIVMQQKTRLPVSFRPSVLALDGERELPVRADEQWEIEWSWDGPRVLDIEKVMDAASR, encoded by the coding sequence ATGACTGCAGTCGGAATCATCGCAAACCCCCGAGCGGGAAAAGACATTCGTCGCCTCGTCGCCCACGGTTCTGTGCTCGACACGCAAGAGAAAGTGTACATCGTGCGTCGTGCGATTCTCGGGATCGAAGGTGCCGGTGCAAACGAAGTCGTGCTCTTTCCTGATCCAGCCAACATCTGCAACAAAGCACTCGCTGGCATTGGCACTCCACTGCGTGTCACGACACGCTTCTTAGAGATGTCCGTATACGATGAGGCGGCAGATTCCACGCGCGCAGCGCAACTGATGCACGAACAAGGAGTCGCGTGTGTCATTGTCATTGGCGGCGACGGCACCAGCCGTGTCGTCGCTAAAGGCTGCGGCGCAATGCCGCTGGTTCCTCTATCAACCGGAACGAACAATGCCTTTCCACGCTTTCTCGAATCGACACTCGCCGGACTCGCGGCTGGTCATTACGCGTCTCGCCATTTGACCCTGAGTGAATTTACGCTGCCCACCAAGCGTTTGAACCTCTATCGGAACGGAACCTTAGAAGACCTGGCGCTGGTTGACGTAGCAGTCTGTGACTATCAATTCATTGGTGCTCGTGCGTTGTGGGAAGTGCACCGCCTCAAAGAACTCTTTCTGACGCAGGGACGCCCCACCAACATCGGCATGGCCTCGATTGGCGGCATGGTCCACCCGATTCATCCTCAGGAGGATGGTGGGCTGTATTTGCAGCTTGGTGAAAACGGACGTCCGATCACTGCCGCAATCGCACCTGGCCTTGTGACACAGGTTGGCATTCAACGTCACATCGTTATGCAACAGAAAACACGCCTCCCTGTCAGCTTCCGTCCTTCAGTATTAGCCCTCGACGGTGAACGAGAACTACCAGTGAGAGCCGATGAGCAGTGGGAAATCGAATGGTCATGGGACGGTCCACGCGTACTCGATATTGAAAAAGTCATGGATGCAGCCTCACGGTAG